The following are from one region of the uncultured Hyphomonas sp. genome:
- a CDS encoding SOS response-associated peptidase: protein MCGRFFRHGVTWAEYHAALSIMQPLGVEPPEAAYNIAPTQYVPIIRLTPEGEPEPAGSRQMAPAMWGLVPSWWHQPLQEKKFSTFNARAEGLQESNTFRGSFRHRRCLIPASGFYEWTGPKGKRTPFAIGLRNRRWFCFAGLWDRAMIDGSEIDSFTIITTRPNDLMAGLHTRMPVIIDPQNYSRWLTASTREVERLFEPYPTDAMHAWPVGAAVGNVRNQGSQLIEEV from the coding sequence TATCACGCGGCCCTGTCGATCATGCAGCCGCTCGGTGTGGAGCCGCCGGAGGCGGCCTACAATATCGCGCCGACCCAATATGTCCCGATCATCCGCCTGACGCCCGAGGGAGAGCCGGAACCGGCCGGATCCCGCCAGATGGCACCGGCCATGTGGGGCCTCGTGCCCAGCTGGTGGCACCAGCCGCTGCAGGAGAAGAAATTCTCCACCTTCAATGCCCGTGCCGAGGGCCTGCAGGAATCGAACACATTCCGCGGCTCGTTCCGTCACCGGCGCTGCCTGATCCCGGCCAGCGGCTTTTATGAGTGGACCGGGCCGAAGGGCAAACGCACGCCCTTTGCCATCGGCCTGCGCAACCGGCGCTGGTTCTGCTTCGCAGGCCTCTGGGACCGCGCCATGATCGACGGCTCCGAGATCGACAGTTTCACCATCATCACGACCCGGCCGAACGATCTGATGGCCGGCCTGCACACGCGGATGCCGGTGATCATAGACCCGCAGAACTATTCGCGCTGGCTGACCGCGTCCACGCGGGAGGTGGAAAGACTGTTCGAGCCCTACCCCACCGACGCCATGCACGCCTGGCCCGTCGGCGCCGCCGTCGGCAATGTCCGCAATCAGGGCTCGCAGCTGATCGAGGAAGTCTGA